GAAGGAGACATCCGCCAGGTTCTCAATAACCTCATCGGAAACGCGATAGACGCGATGAAGGCTGGAGGAAGGCTCATCGTCCGAAGCCGTGAAGGAACACGCTGGACCACTGGCGAGAAAGGACTGGTCCTTACAGTCGCCGACACCGGGGGCGGCATGTCTCCGGAAGTCGCAATACGGGTTTTTGAGGCTTTCTACACCACGAAGGGAATCCTGGGGAGCGGGCTCGGCCTTTGGATCAGCAACGAGATTGCTAACCGCCACCATGGTTCTCTCAGAATGCGAAGCTCACAAGGCGAATCCCACGGCACCGTCTTCACCCTCTTCCTGCCATTTGTCAGCCGGAATCTTATTGATCCTGCTTAGGGACCGCATCGCTTCCAAGCAGCGGCGATCCTTCGTAAGATGTTTGGAGAGGCAGGTAAATTCTTACCGCTGTCCCATGCTTTTGCAGGTCGTCATTACTCTGCAACTCGATTCGGCCGCCATGTCCTTCGACAAATTGCTTTGCGACAAAGAGACCGATGCCGGTGCCTATCGCACTACGAGTTGTAAAGAATGCATCGAAGACCTTAGGTATGTGCTGAGCTGCAATGCCGACGCCGGTGTCTCGGATCGTAATAAGAACGCCGCTATCTTCGCCGTTGATGTCTTCGGTTGATACGCCCAGCGTCCCGCCGCTGGGCATCGCGTACATTGAGTTCGCAATGAGGTTCGAGACTATTTGCATCGTTTCACCCTGGCGCAGAAAAAGCATTTGGGTGGAGCGCAATGATTTCTCGATAACAATACCGTTGAGCGTGCATCGCGGCTCATAGACGGCGACCGCGTGTTGCACAAGATCAGAAACAGAAACTGAGCTCACTGCGGTGTGCTCATGGTAGAAGCCGAGAGTTTGCTTCGCTATGTTAGAGATTCGGGCAATTTCACTTTCAGCAGTAGCCAGATATGCGAGGCCAGCCGTGTCCACGATCAGAGGACGCAGTAGGTAGAGCAGATTCGTGACGGCTTCGAGAGGGTTGTTGACCTCATGGGCGATGGTTGAAGCCATCCGGCCCGCAGCGGCAATTTTCTCTGCCTGTAAAAGGGACTTTTCGATTAACTTGCGCGCGGAGATGTCACGCAGAACTTTTGAAGCCCCGATCACATTTCCAAATGCATCTCTGACTGGCGATACGGTGAGGGCGACTTCGATGCGCCGACCATCTTTGGTTAGGCGTTCGGTTTCGAAGTGCTCAACCCGTTCTCCGTTGCGAACCTTCCCGATTATCAGCGTCTCGTCGGAGTGAAGCTCGTCGGGGATGAGTTTGAGGATTGATTCTCCCACCATCTCCTGTGAGCTATAGCCAAAAATGCGACTCGCCCCAACGTTCCAGCTTGTGATGATGCCATTTAGATCTTTGCTCAAGATCGCGTCATCGGACGAGGAGACGATGGCAGCGAGTTCACCCTGGTGCCGCTGGGCTTCTTTTGAGCTTCCAAGCGCTTCTTCCACACGGGCTATCGACGTTCGATGTTCGAACAAGACCATGACTTGGCGAGCAAGCGCCTCAAGCGCCTCGATCTGATCCGCGGACAGTTCGCGAGGTTCCGTATCAATAACACACACAGTTCCCATGACAAGGCCGCCAGGAGCAACAATCGGCGCTCCGGCATAGAAGCGTATGTTGGGATCACCCAGAACCAGTGGATTGTCTTTGAAGCGAGGATCTGTTCGTGCGTCTGTCACGATCAGCGTCTGCGCGTCCACGAGGGTATTCGCGCAAAAACTTTGGGAGCGAGGCGTTTGGTGGGCACCGAGACCACGCTCTGACTTGAACCACTGTCGATCGCTGTCGACCAGCGAGATTAGCGAGATCGGTGTTTCACAGATGAATGCTGCTAATTTAGTTATGTCTTCGTAACTTTGTTCTGGCAAAGTGTCGAGAACGCCGTACGCGCGCAAGGTCTTTAGCCGTTCGGATTCGTGAGCCGGTATGGGTGATCTTGACGCCAAACGCTGACAATCCTCCGAAACGGCCACAGGCCCAGTAAAGCAGCGCTGTCGGCTACCTGACAAACGGAATCGGTCAGCGAGCAGTCGCACCAGGACGCTTCCTAAATCGACCGGACCGGGCATGGTCAATTTACCAACTAAGGGGCTGGCAGTAAGCGGGGACCCTCGTGACGCGCCGTCGGACGGTCCTAGCCTGTCACGTCCGGCAGTTCCGTTTGATGAGCTCGAGAGAAGACGATACTCAAAAGCGAAGCTCACAAGGCGGAAATTCCCGGAAACGTCTCTAACCCTGTTCCCGCCATCTGCCAGCCGGAATTTCATCGATCCTCTCTAGAGTATAGGTGCAGCATCTGATTTCCGGCCGATATCTCGGTTTATGTATCGTGAATCGCGGAAGTCCATATCGGACCCAATTATGAGAATCATCAACAGCTTAGTTGGAGTTCACCGACCAGTGCTGTCTCGTTTGCCGCGAACTAAGCGCTTAGGTGCTTCTATACCTCTCACAATCGCGTT
This DNA window, taken from Granulicella tundricola MP5ACTX9, encodes the following:
- a CDS encoding sensor histidine kinase; translated protein: MAVSEDCQRLASRSPIPAHESERLKTLRAYGVLDTLPEQSYEDITKLAAFICETPISLISLVDSDRQWFKSERGLGAHQTPRSQSFCANTLVDAQTLIVTDARTDPRFKDNPLVLGDPNIRFYAGAPIVAPGGLVMGTVCVIDTEPRELSADQIEALEALARQVMVLFEHRTSIARVEEALGSSKEAQRHQGELAAIVSSSDDAILSKDLNGIITSWNVGASRIFGYSSQEMVGESILKLIPDELHSDETLIIGKVRNGERVEHFETERLTKDGRRIEVALTVSPVRDAFGNVIGASKVLRDISARKLIEKSLLQAEKIAAAGRMASTIAHEVNNPLEAVTNLLYLLRPLIVDTAGLAYLATAESEIARISNIAKQTLGFYHEHTAVSSVSVSDLVQHAVAVYEPRCTLNGIVIEKSLRSTQMLFLRQGETMQIVSNLIANSMYAMPSGGTLGVSTEDINGEDSGVLITIRDTGVGIAAQHIPKVFDAFFTTRSAIGTGIGLFVAKQFVEGHGGRIELQSNDDLQKHGTAVRIYLPLQTSYEGSPLLGSDAVPKQDQ